A stretch of Myceligenerans xiligouense DNA encodes these proteins:
- a CDS encoding type II toxin-antitoxin system VapC family toxin, which produces MIVADANIVIAASRPEHVHHGEAARIVVEHGRDGIVLHSLTMAEVLVGPAKSGEQVEARQKLQEAGFGLSPEGDPSPEELALVRATAALKMPDACVLATAERLTADLATFDVRLAREARARGVRVRGLSE; this is translated from the coding sequence GTGATCGTCGCCGATGCGAACATCGTGATCGCGGCTTCACGTCCGGAGCATGTTCATCATGGTGAGGCAGCCAGGATCGTCGTCGAACACGGCCGTGACGGGATCGTGCTGCATTCGCTGACGATGGCCGAGGTCTTGGTCGGACCGGCCAAGTCCGGTGAGCAGGTTGAGGCGCGGCAGAAGCTGCAGGAGGCTGGGTTCGGCCTTTCGCCCGAAGGCGATCCGTCTCCGGAGGAGCTGGCTCTGGTGCGGGCGACGGCCGCGCTGAAGATGCCCGATGCCTGTGTGCTCGCGACTGCCGAGCGTCTGACAGCTGACTTGGCGACGTTCGATGTTCGGCTGGCTCGTGAAGCCAGGGCACGCGGCGTGCGCGTTCGCGGACTATCGGAGTAG
- a CDS encoding IS1380 family transposase, whose translation MELTGDGKGLVANAGVVLLCKTADAVGLTERIGEVFGPGRVERICRGAVLVGAASAIAAGARNLSQVERMLAHHTGTFGACGSDSTLWRTLDSVDERVLKRLSRARARSRRTLWRMLAARPGGFPWLQVGGKRLDGWVVVDLDATIVGCHSRKQNATGTYKGGFGHHHLGGWIANTGEALSILPRPGNAGSNTATDHVTVLGEVLAQIPDEGRHSKLPVRIDGAGASHDTIGHLERLSTTRRRVAWTIGWTVTKLEETAIKALPEHVWAPYLDQDGTIAPPIHYGEAHDETGSEYGHVAELTGLAKRPGWPAAMRLIVRRVPIAPRDRAAGKVTALEKATGWKYAITATNIARMQGIPGSGHPQWLDVLHRHHAVVEDHVRASKTTGLGLLPSASWRINTAWVLLTGIARDLDIWTRLLAFNDHPLLAKAEPATMRELVYHLPARLAHHARRKWLRFNRNHPHTHAIATAWHRLQALPAVT comes from the coding sequence TTGGAACTGACGGGGGACGGTAAAGGGCTGGTCGCGAACGCGGGTGTGGTGCTGCTGTGTAAGACCGCCGACGCTGTGGGCCTGACCGAGCGGATCGGGGAGGTGTTCGGACCAGGCCGCGTCGAGCGGATCTGTCGCGGGGCGGTGCTGGTGGGCGCGGCGTCGGCGATCGCTGCCGGGGCCAGGAACCTGTCCCAGGTGGAGCGGATGCTCGCTCATCACACCGGGACGTTCGGGGCGTGCGGGTCGGACTCGACGCTGTGGCGGACCCTGGACTCGGTCGACGAGCGGGTCCTGAAGCGCTTGTCGCGCGCTCGTGCCAGAAGCCGCAGGACGCTGTGGCGGATGCTGGCCGCGCGCCCGGGCGGGTTCCCGTGGCTGCAGGTCGGCGGCAAACGGCTGGACGGGTGGGTCGTGGTGGACCTGGACGCCACGATCGTGGGCTGTCACTCCCGCAAGCAGAACGCCACGGGGACCTACAAGGGCGGGTTCGGGCACCATCACCTGGGCGGGTGGATCGCGAACACCGGCGAGGCCCTGAGCATCCTGCCCCGGCCGGGGAACGCCGGCTCGAACACGGCCACCGACCACGTCACCGTGCTGGGCGAGGTCCTTGCGCAGATCCCCGACGAGGGCCGCCACTCCAAGCTGCCGGTCAGGATCGACGGCGCCGGCGCGTCCCACGACACGATCGGCCACCTGGAACGGCTGAGCACCACCCGGCGCCGCGTCGCTTGGACGATCGGCTGGACCGTCACCAAGCTCGAGGAGACGGCGATCAAGGCCCTGCCCGAGCACGTCTGGGCGCCCTACCTCGACCAGGACGGCACCATCGCCCCACCCATCCACTACGGCGAGGCCCACGACGAGACCGGGTCCGAGTACGGGCATGTCGCCGAGCTCACCGGGCTGGCGAAGCGACCCGGCTGGCCCGCGGCCATGCGCCTGATCGTGCGCCGCGTCCCGATCGCCCCGCGCGACCGGGCTGCGGGGAAGGTCACTGCCCTGGAGAAGGCCACGGGCTGGAAGTACGCGATCACCGCGACGAACATCGCCCGGATGCAGGGAATCCCGGGCAGCGGTCACCCGCAGTGGCTCGATGTCCTGCATCGCCACCACGCCGTCGTCGAAGACCATGTCAGGGCCTCCAAGACCACGGGGCTGGGTCTGCTGCCCTCGGCGTCCTGGCGGATCAACACCGCCTGGGTACTGCTGACCGGCATCGCCCGTGACCTCGATATCTGGACCCGACTGCTCGCCTTCAACGACCACCCGCTCCTCGCGAAAGCCGAACCAGCAACGATGCGCGAACTCGTCTACCACCTACCCGCCCGCCTGGCCCACCACGCCCGCCGCAAATGGCTGCGCTTCAACCGCAACCACCCCCACACCCACGCGATCGCCACCGCCTGGCACCGCCTCCAGGCCCTGCCCGCCGTGACCTGA
- a CDS encoding DUF2750 domain-containing protein, which produces MSTSGAQAAAFFREIVQTHTIWWVRDDDGSPTPVSSSGRPVFPYWSSEARAQRAAELWGSQFRAVSMPLDHWRSAALPDLAEDEFRVGINWSGPRLTGWDFTVDEVVNRLVHALGEPPYDG; this is translated from the coding sequence GTGAGCACAAGTGGAGCTCAGGCGGCGGCCTTCTTCCGCGAGATTGTTCAGACCCATACCATTTGGTGGGTTCGAGACGACGACGGCAGTCCGACGCCTGTCTCAAGTTCTGGGCGACCAGTGTTTCCCTATTGGTCATCGGAGGCCCGCGCGCAGCGCGCCGCTGAGCTATGGGGGTCCCAATTCCGCGCTGTCTCAATGCCGCTGGATCATTGGCGAAGCGCGGCTTTGCCGGATCTAGCCGAGGATGAATTTCGGGTAGGGATTAATTGGAGTGGGCCGCGTCTGACCGGATGGGACTTCACTGTCGACGAAGTGGTCAATCGTCTCGTTCACGCGCTCGGCGAACCGCCGTACGACGGATAG